A DNA window from Enterobacter cloacae subsp. cloacae ATCC 13047 contains the following coding sequences:
- a CDS encoding glycosyltransferase, producing the protein MRILMIIDGLPGGGAEKTVLTLSSGLTEMGHQVSLFSLRKVCDYAIPEGIDYQVVQDTCKKPWRKLTEIPRRARLLDQAIERAERSGKFDVVFSHLHKTDRIVAHCRALERDKVWFCVHGMFSFSYLRHRRGLSRWFKHTKIRHTYEKRNVVAVSGAVLKDLSETLALNLRRTAVIHNPFDIPEIQRLADAPFEMQGKDYIIHVGRFHEHKRHDRLLRAFALSQLNTTLVMMGNGSEAKIQKLKLLARELGIEDKTVFRPFEPNPYPWIKGARLLVLSSDCEGFGNVLVESIICQTPPVSTHCPGGPAEILKGDLSRGLAEMNDESLAKTLADIYTSPPVVDRATIASFGIKAICQQYIALVDNQK; encoded by the coding sequence ATGCGCATCCTAATGATTATTGATGGTTTACCCGGTGGAGGAGCTGAAAAAACGGTTCTTACACTCTCCAGCGGATTAACAGAGATGGGGCATCAGGTCTCTCTCTTCTCGCTGCGGAAAGTGTGCGACTACGCCATTCCGGAAGGCATCGATTATCAGGTCGTTCAGGATACCTGCAAAAAACCGTGGCGGAAGCTGACGGAGATCCCACGCCGCGCCAGGCTGCTGGATCAGGCTATCGAGCGGGCGGAGCGCAGCGGCAAATTTGATGTGGTGTTCTCGCATCTGCACAAAACTGACCGCATCGTGGCGCACTGCCGCGCCCTGGAGCGCGATAAAGTGTGGTTCTGCGTGCATGGCATGTTCTCATTCTCCTACCTTCGTCATCGCCGTGGGCTTTCACGCTGGTTTAAACACACTAAAATTCGCCATACCTACGAAAAACGCAACGTGGTCGCCGTCTCAGGCGCCGTGTTGAAAGATCTTTCAGAAACGCTGGCCCTGAATCTCCGACGCACAGCGGTAATCCATAATCCTTTTGATATTCCTGAAATCCAGCGTCTGGCGGACGCCCCCTTTGAGATGCAGGGAAAGGATTACATCATTCACGTCGGCCGCTTCCATGAACACAAGCGTCACGATCGCCTGCTACGGGCGTTCGCGCTGAGTCAGCTCAATACCACGCTGGTCATGATGGGCAATGGCTCTGAGGCTAAAATTCAAAAGCTTAAGCTGCTTGCCCGCGAACTGGGCATTGAAGACAAAACGGTTTTCCGTCCGTTCGAACCTAATCCTTATCCCTGGATTAAAGGGGCACGCCTTTTAGTGTTAAGTTCTGACTGCGAAGGTTTTGGTAATGTGCTGGTTGAATCCATTATCTGCCAGACGCCACCCGTCAGTACACATTGTCCAGGTGGCCCCGCCGAAATCCTCAAGGGAGACTTATCCCGCGGTCTGGCAGAGATGAATGACGAGTCTCTGGCAAAAACGCTGGCGGATATTTATACCTCTCCACCGGTCGTTGATCGCGCAACCATTGCATCGTTCGGTATCAAGGCCATTTGCCAGCAATATATTGCTTTGGTCGACAATCAAAAATAA
- a CDS encoding glycosyltransferase family 4 protein gives MKHHRLAIVRQKYRPDGGAERFVSRALTALSNQNLELNVITREWQGEKQDDWHIHICDPRKWGRISRERGFAHAARALWQQQQFDIVQSHERIPGCDIYRAGDGVHRRWLLQRARILPAWRAKLLMHDRYHRYVMNAEREMYQAPELKAVICNAEMIKREIVEDFDIDAKKIHVIYNSIDSTRFVPAEEAQRIALRQQFGLPTDAVIFCFVGSGFERKGLASAIRAVAGTAAWLIVVGQDKAERRYRDLARSLGCEGQIRFLGMQKETLPFYQLSDGLLLPTLYDPFPNVILEAMACGLPVITSESCGGAEFIQQGQNGFYCDALDISTLKEAVAATPSLEKNNDMGRAARERVKDATPEKLSSQLISLYQKLLD, from the coding sequence ATGAAACACCATCGCCTGGCGATTGTTCGCCAAAAGTATCGCCCGGATGGCGGGGCAGAACGCTTCGTATCTCGCGCCCTTACCGCGCTGAGCAACCAAAATCTCGAGCTCAACGTCATCACGCGCGAGTGGCAGGGTGAGAAGCAGGACGACTGGCATATTCATATTTGCGATCCGCGCAAATGGGGCCGCATCAGCCGCGAGCGCGGGTTTGCGCATGCCGCACGTGCGCTCTGGCAGCAGCAGCAGTTTGATATTGTGCAAAGCCACGAGCGCATTCCGGGCTGTGACATTTATCGTGCAGGCGACGGCGTACACCGACGCTGGCTCCTGCAGCGCGCACGCATTCTGCCTGCCTGGCGTGCAAAACTGCTGATGCATGATCGCTATCACCGCTATGTGATGAATGCCGAACGTGAAATGTACCAGGCGCCGGAGTTAAAGGCGGTTATCTGTAATGCGGAGATGATCAAGCGCGAAATCGTCGAAGACTTTGATATTGACGCAAAAAAAATACATGTGATTTATAATTCAATTGACTCCACCCGTTTCGTTCCGGCAGAAGAGGCACAACGTATTGCATTGCGTCAGCAGTTTGGTTTGCCGACCGATGCCGTCATTTTCTGCTTCGTAGGGTCAGGATTTGAACGAAAAGGATTGGCCAGCGCTATACGCGCCGTTGCGGGTACTGCGGCATGGCTGATTGTGGTTGGGCAGGATAAAGCAGAACGTCGCTATCGCGACCTCGCCCGTTCATTAGGCTGCGAGGGGCAAATCCGTTTTCTGGGGATGCAAAAAGAGACGCTGCCATTTTATCAGCTATCTGATGGTTTACTGCTACCAACGCTGTATGATCCTTTCCCTAACGTCATTCTTGAAGCGATGGCCTGCGGTTTGCCGGTCATTACATCAGAGAGTTGCGGTGGGGCAGAATTTATTCAGCAAGGCCAGAACGGATTTTACTGTGACGCACTTGATATCAGCACCCTGAAGGAGGCGGTAGCGGCCACCCCTTCGCTGGAAAAAAATAACGATATGGGACGAGCGGCACGTGAACGTGTAAAAGACGCCACCCCCGAAAAACTGTCAAGTCAGCTTATTTCGCTTTATCAAAAATTACTGGATTAA
- the rfaQ gene encoding putative lipopolysaccharide heptosyltransferase III codes for MMMNNLPDTPDLRILLIKLRHHGDMLLTTPVIDSLRQKWPQAQIDVLLYEETRDMLAAHPAIGTVYGIDRKWKQLGTLKHLQKEWQLLCALRKQHYHLVINLADQWRSAIVTRFTGAPVRLGFAFNKRNNAFWRFCHSDLVSVAGHNALHTVEQNLSILSPLPVTAQPAVTMAYHAEDWHEAHQKLMQNGVGDNYIVIQPTSRWFFKCWDEGKMAQTITALQQDGHTVVLTAGPDKKELAMIDRILAASPETGVVSLAGQLTLRQLASLIDHASLFIGVDSVPMHMAAALQTPCVALFGPSKLTFWSPWQVNGEVIWAGDYGPLPDPDAIDTKTKERYLDAIPVDAVVSAARRYLS; via the coding sequence ATGATGATGAATAACTTACCTGACACGCCTGATTTGCGCATTTTACTTATCAAACTCCGCCATCATGGCGACATGTTGCTGACCACTCCCGTCATTGATTCGTTACGTCAAAAATGGCCGCAGGCACAGATTGATGTGCTGTTGTATGAAGAAACCCGCGATATGCTCGCCGCACACCCGGCGATCGGTACTGTTTACGGGATCGACCGTAAATGGAAGCAGCTGGGCACGCTGAAACATCTGCAAAAAGAGTGGCAGTTACTCTGTGCGTTAAGAAAACAGCATTATCACCTGGTGATTAATCTTGCCGATCAGTGGCGCAGCGCTATCGTTACCCGTTTCACCGGCGCACCGGTACGACTCGGGTTCGCTTTTAATAAGCGCAACAACGCATTCTGGCGGTTTTGCCATAGCGATTTGGTCTCTGTGGCCGGGCACAACGCGTTGCACACTGTCGAACAGAACCTCTCTATTTTGTCGCCATTACCGGTCACCGCTCAACCTGCCGTGACCATGGCCTACCATGCCGAAGACTGGCACGAGGCTCACCAAAAGTTGATGCAAAACGGTGTGGGAGACAACTACATCGTGATTCAGCCTACGTCGCGCTGGTTCTTTAAATGCTGGGACGAAGGCAAAATGGCGCAAACCATCACGGCGCTGCAGCAGGATGGCCACACTGTCGTCCTCACCGCCGGGCCGGATAAAAAAGAGCTGGCGATGATCGATCGCATTCTCGCCGCCTCGCCAGAGACGGGGGTCGTCTCGCTGGCAGGTCAGCTCACGTTGCGTCAACTGGCTTCGCTTATCGATCATGCGTCTCTGTTTATTGGCGTTGACTCCGTTCCGATGCATATGGCCGCTGCGCTTCAGACCCCCTGTGTGGCATTGTTTGGCCCATCAAAACTTACCTTCTGGTCACCCTGGCAGGTTAACGGGGAAGTCATCTGGGCAGGTGATTACGGCCCACTGCCCGATCCAGACGCCATTGATACCAAAACAAAAGAACGCTATCTCGACGCCATTCCCGTTGATGCTGTCGTCTCCGCCGCAAGGAGATATCTGTCATGA
- a CDS encoding polysaccharide deacetylase family protein, with translation MKKPAFIITIDTEGDNLWQNHRVIKTENARYLARFQTLCERFGFKPVWLTNYEMAIEPVFIEFAKDVIARGQGEVGMHLHAWNSPPEHDLTGDDWRWQPYLIEFSDEVMREKVLFMTRLLEETFQTKMLSHRAGRWAFDSRYARLLIELGYQVDCSVTPRVNWRNAKGAPQGNGGTNYQHFPDHAYFIDTDDISRAGNSPLLEVPMSIQYKHPAWLNTVKQGYDRLRGKYRSPSVNWLRPSGGNASQMIQVAQQCLSQGHDYVEFMLHSSEFMPGGSPTFKDEAAIEGLYQDLEVLFSWLSDKTVGMTLAEFYQYKKN, from the coding sequence ATGAAAAAACCAGCGTTTATCATCACGATTGATACTGAAGGCGATAATCTCTGGCAAAATCACCGCGTCATTAAAACGGAGAATGCGCGCTATCTGGCGCGATTCCAGACGCTTTGTGAGCGTTTCGGTTTCAAACCCGTATGGCTGACAAATTATGAGATGGCGATTGAGCCGGTTTTCATTGAGTTTGCCAAAGATGTGATCGCCCGCGGTCAGGGTGAAGTCGGGATGCACCTTCACGCATGGAATAGCCCTCCGGAACACGATCTCACGGGAGATGACTGGCGCTGGCAGCCGTATTTGATTGAATTTTCAGATGAGGTGATGCGCGAGAAAGTGTTGTTCATGACCCGTCTGCTGGAAGAGACCTTCCAGACCAAAATGTTAAGCCATCGCGCCGGGCGCTGGGCCTTTGATAGCCGTTACGCCAGACTGCTGATCGAACTGGGCTACCAGGTTGATTGCTCTGTTACGCCGCGCGTGAACTGGCGTAACGCGAAAGGCGCCCCGCAGGGGAATGGCGGAACCAATTATCAGCACTTTCCAGACCACGCCTACTTTATTGATACAGACGATATCTCACGAGCGGGCAATAGCCCCTTACTCGAAGTGCCGATGAGCATCCAGTATAAGCATCCGGCCTGGTTGAACACCGTCAAACAGGGCTACGATCGCCTGCGCGGTAAATATCGATCACCGTCCGTAAACTGGTTGAGACCGTCCGGTGGTAATGCGTCGCAGATGATTCAGGTCGCACAGCAATGCCTGTCTCAGGGACATGACTACGTGGAGTTTATGCTGCATTCCTCTGAATTTATGCCGGGCGGAAGTCCTACGTTTAAAGATGAGGCGGCGATTGAAGGGTTGTATCAGGATCTGGAAGTGCTCTTTAGCTGGTTATCCGACAAGACGGTAGGGATGACGTTGGCGGAGTTTTATCAATACAAGAAAAATTAA
- a CDS encoding O-antigen ligase family protein gives MEKVKLRLYQLTLTLSLVSLALVLVSSGKQREFFYIAIYASILGLAVEYKKITWRPFSIAYPVLLVGILNLIWYFSYEFHNEGLNAYSDYLGASKKLILASFLIFYLDRFKSHVTKQNFQKYFLIATSVGFVLATGYGLFQAIQGIDRVEMAINRPTIAAYIYSVLSLAFVYSLYLQQNVKLYLLAGFVVLLSYFVILLTATRAAMGLYLILAIVLTLYQFRKIHLKSLMIFLCIVAGIIIVSYKPLISPKIQQTQNEITKYQKGHDATSLGARFSMWNVGIMTGLAHPLGQSIESREIWAKQYVKEGHAHVAAALGYMRIHLHNEFIEKYSLQGIPGLAVLLFFYVSMIVYAMTNRNGLLLTAMLLLLLYGLTDVMLLSSEALIFFMTLFALSTSFSQTKRQ, from the coding sequence ATGGAAAAAGTAAAGTTAAGACTTTATCAGTTAACGCTCACGCTAAGCCTTGTGTCTTTAGCATTGGTGCTGGTTAGTTCAGGTAAACAAAGAGAATTTTTCTATATTGCTATCTATGCCAGTATTTTAGGCTTAGCCGTTGAGTATAAAAAAATCACCTGGAGGCCTTTTAGCATCGCATATCCTGTACTTCTGGTGGGGATCCTTAACCTGATCTGGTATTTCTCTTATGAATTCCATAATGAGGGATTAAACGCATATAGTGATTATCTTGGAGCAAGTAAGAAATTAATACTGGCAAGTTTTTTGATCTTCTATCTGGATCGCTTTAAATCTCATGTAACGAAACAGAACTTCCAAAAATATTTCTTAATCGCTACGTCAGTTGGCTTTGTACTGGCTACAGGATATGGGCTTTTCCAGGCCATACAAGGTATTGATCGCGTCGAGATGGCTATCAATCGGCCAACAATTGCGGCTTACATCTACTCTGTTCTTTCGTTAGCGTTCGTTTATAGCTTATATCTTCAGCAAAATGTGAAACTGTACTTACTGGCTGGTTTCGTTGTGTTGCTGTCTTACTTCGTAATTTTATTGACCGCCACGCGTGCTGCTATGGGACTCTACCTCATACTGGCTATTGTTCTCACGCTTTATCAATTTAGAAAAATTCATCTAAAATCGCTGATGATTTTCTTATGTATTGTTGCGGGTATCATTATCGTCAGTTACAAGCCGTTGATTTCACCAAAAATTCAACAAACTCAAAATGAGATAACCAAATATCAAAAAGGCCACGATGCCACATCCCTCGGTGCGCGTTTTTCTATGTGGAATGTGGGAATAATGACTGGCCTTGCCCATCCTCTGGGACAGTCTATTGAAAGCAGGGAAATCTGGGCAAAACAGTATGTAAAAGAGGGCCATGCGCATGTTGCCGCTGCACTTGGATACATGCGAATTCATTTGCATAATGAATTTATTGAAAAATACTCTCTGCAAGGGATCCCAGGTCTGGCAGTTTTACTCTTTTTCTACGTTTCGATGATTGTATACGCCATGACTAACAGAAATGGTCTGCTGTTAACGGCTATGCTTCTCTTACTGCTCTACGGACTGACAGATGTGATGCTATTGAGTTCAGAAGCCTTAATTTTCTTCATGACACTTTTTGCGTTAAGCACCTCGTTTTCGCAAACAAAGCGACAATAA
- a CDS encoding glycosyltransferase family 2 protein codes for MAFLSIIIAAHNAEDTLHTTLESLHNAIDNAGDDVEVIIFNDSSDDSTQDIIETWLPAFPNVHSRHVQFRNVGLVRNSAFSLASGDYITMLDSDDRLKPGSIRDAVAFLKTERPDMLLTRLLEIRDIKKITPNWQGFSPVALSQREAIKRFLLHKDFQAHLIGQFIHRKLYESNPIPSMVCYEDFAVFPGMLMQSSKIAYQRRGHYYYIKRSDSLSSKLDASKIKTLVECTLLMEKTFQQPFQHLINCHWFDIYSNHRQHLTDQHFQLVKQRVKALYSLSFFLSSDVRFSYKKRVIEALWKK; via the coding sequence ATGGCTTTTCTAAGCATCATTATTGCTGCACATAACGCCGAAGATACCCTTCACACAACGTTAGAAAGCCTGCACAATGCCATCGATAATGCGGGCGACGATGTTGAGGTAATTATCTTTAACGACAGCTCCGATGATTCCACGCAAGATATTATTGAGACGTGGTTGCCAGCGTTTCCGAATGTGCACTCCCGTCACGTTCAGTTTCGTAATGTAGGCCTTGTTCGCAACAGCGCATTCTCTCTGGCATCAGGTGACTACATTACGATGCTGGATAGTGATGACCGACTGAAACCGGGTAGCATCAGGGACGCTGTAGCATTCCTCAAGACAGAGCGTCCTGATATGCTGCTGACGCGTCTGCTAGAAATTCGTGATATCAAAAAAATCACCCCCAACTGGCAAGGATTTTCTCCCGTTGCGTTGTCGCAACGGGAGGCTATAAAACGTTTCCTGCTGCATAAAGATTTCCAGGCACATCTCATTGGTCAATTCATTCATCGCAAGTTATACGAAAGTAACCCGATTCCTTCGATGGTGTGTTATGAGGATTTTGCGGTATTCCCTGGCATGTTGATGCAATCGAGTAAAATAGCCTATCAACGTCGCGGGCACTATTACTACATCAAGCGTAGCGACAGTTTGTCGAGCAAACTCGACGCGAGCAAAATCAAGACGCTTGTGGAATGCACATTGCTGATGGAAAAAACATTCCAGCAGCCGTTTCAACATCTCATAAATTGTCATTGGTTTGATATTTACAGTAATCATCGGCAACATCTGACCGACCAGCATTTCCAGCTTGTTAAACAACGGGTAAAAGCACTTTATTCTCTCTCATTTTTCTTATCCAGCGATGTTCGCTTCAGCTATAAAAAAAGGGTTATTGAGGCATTATGGAAAAAGTAA